Proteins encoded in a region of the Acetomicrobium thermoterrenum DSM 13490 genome:
- a CDS encoding alpha/beta hydrolase, giving the protein MTEKMEIISHCARGSFGDKRVLIQGYIISKSFPLVLLLHGVHGCANLAEGNKYGVLARLLAQESINVLTIETSRKTRDRDAYGNDRNRWIMDAFKGKTYAMDLFDVASAISFIHDDLRWPELWLWGFSLGGLHFLILTGGIYKKVLERAGLKNPITTFPKIEGLILSGSGDEIRPENGPSFHEPILDSLPCQEMLLEAAKNTNAENVYAFYGSLDETFAKEACRRLFELTPTKRDFIVLEGVDHSFRTVNGIPSISPLIDMVNYLKKHILKNPGPTR; this is encoded by the coding sequence ATGACCGAAAAAATGGAGATCATATCTCATTGCGCGCGAGGATCTTTCGGAGACAAAAGGGTCTTGATCCAGGGGTACATTATTTCAAAGTCATTTCCCCTGGTCTTGCTTTTGCACGGAGTGCACGGCTGCGCCAATCTGGCAGAGGGAAACAAATACGGCGTTCTGGCACGCTTGCTTGCGCAGGAATCCATAAATGTCCTGACCATTGAAACCAGCAGAAAAACCAGAGACAGGGATGCCTATGGCAACGATAGAAACAGATGGATAATGGATGCCTTTAAGGGAAAAACCTATGCCATGGACTTATTTGACGTGGCGAGTGCTATTTCGTTCATACATGATGATCTCAGATGGCCTGAGTTATGGCTATGGGGTTTTTCTCTGGGAGGTTTGCATTTTCTGATTTTGACGGGCGGAATTTATAAAAAAGTTTTAGAACGGGCTGGCCTGAAAAACCCTATAACCACCTTTCCCAAGATCGAAGGTTTGATACTCTCCGGGAGCGGAGACGAGATACGCCCGGAAAACGGGCCGTCGTTTCACGAGCCTATTTTGGACTCTCTGCCCTGTCAAGAAATGCTTCTGGAGGCAGCGAAAAATACGAATGCGGAAAATGTCTATGCCTTTTACGGCAGCCTTGATGAAACCTTTGCTAAGGAAGCATGTAGGAGGCTGTTTGAATTAACGCCCACAAAACGAGACTTCATCGTCCTCGAAGGAGTTGACCATTCTTTTAGAACTGTTAACGGCATTCCTTCGATATCGCCTTTAATCGATATGGTAAATTACCTAAAGAAGCATATTCTAAAAAATCCAGGGCCAACCCGGTGA
- a CDS encoding prepilin peptidase → MIGMFRLTSFIFGLAYGSFLNVVAQRTIEGKKWWGRERSVCESCGRTLSFMDLIPLLSYVFLKGRCRGCNAKIGISYLLVELIMGFSMLVLAWLYGPTYAFILSFVLWSCLFLSSLTDMYSGYVYDWLVLPFFAIGLLLRVFVSWQIFWNGILGACICGFLILLIMYVSKGGMGSGDAIVAAAIGGAMGTWMGCLALYISFMCGGLTALSLLLVHKVGRKDHLPMVPFFAIGSFCTFLFGAKILAFLDISPGWPWIF, encoded by the coding sequence ATGATTGGGATGTTCCGTTTGACGAGTTTTATCTTTGGATTGGCATACGGTTCCTTTTTGAATGTAGTAGCACAGAGGACTATTGAGGGGAAGAAGTGGTGGGGAAGGGAGCGTTCTGTCTGCGAAAGCTGTGGCAGAACGCTCAGCTTTATGGATTTAATCCCCCTATTGTCTTATGTATTTCTCAAAGGTAGATGTAGAGGATGTAATGCAAAGATCGGGATTAGTTATTTGTTGGTCGAATTGATAATGGGATTTTCGATGCTTGTTTTAGCCTGGCTTTATGGGCCTACCTATGCTTTTATATTGTCTTTTGTGCTTTGGAGCTGCCTTTTTCTATCTTCTTTGACAGACATGTATTCGGGTTATGTTTACGACTGGCTGGTTTTGCCCTTTTTTGCAATTGGATTGCTCTTGAGGGTTTTTGTGAGTTGGCAAATTTTTTGGAACGGCATATTAGGTGCTTGCATATGTGGTTTTTTGATCCTACTTATTATGTACGTCAGCAAAGGCGGCATGGGTTCGGGCGATGCGATAGTTGCTGCTGCAATTGGCGGGGCAATGGGGACATGGATGGGTTGTCTTGCGCTCTACATAAGTTTCATGTGCGGCGGTTTGACAGCCTTATCGTTATTGCTTGTACATAAAGTCGGAAGAAAAGATCATCTCCCCATGGTCCCCTTTTTTGCTATCGGCTCCTTTTGCACCTTCCTTTTTGGAGCCAAAATATTGGCTTTTCTTGACATTTCACCGGGTTGGCCCTGGATTTTTTAG
- a CDS encoding outer membrane protein assembly factor BamB family protein — translation MKKISVTWTIALVISLMFILGNAGSVFAFPARGDLQNTGNFPIKELPKGIFSWKLETGSKITGAPVVDSGTIYVGNHNGEVYAISLNSGEVKWKYQCDGSILGPVSTDDKKVYVGTFAGNVYALDKKSGIFIWNAKVDGPVMSGTFVFGDTVYVGCNEGSFYALNSQNGGYKWQFQAYRGFQSIPAIAEGFVFVGSFGGRFHALDPKSGSERWGGNTEGAMKGAPLYVDGKVYYITDNGYVRAVKLKGVVPLWHKYIGAPLGSSPAYVRGTLYIGGQDGKLYAVSADKGDVVWSYEVGSPINSSPVYAGGVLFFGSNDGYFYAIDSNSGDLLWKYEADSDIVADPSLGEGAVVFATMRGTLYVIK, via the coding sequence ATGAAAAAAATAAGTGTGACTTGGACGATCGCCTTGGTGATTTCTTTGATGTTCATATTGGGCAATGCAGGAAGCGTCTTTGCTTTTCCGGCCAGGGGTGATTTGCAAAATACCGGCAATTTCCCAATAAAAGAACTTCCGAAAGGCATATTCTCATGGAAGCTGGAAACGGGATCAAAGATAACGGGTGCCCCTGTCGTGGATAGCGGAACTATATATGTAGGGAACCATAATGGAGAAGTGTATGCTATATCTCTTAATAGCGGAGAGGTAAAATGGAAATACCAGTGCGATGGTTCCATTCTGGGACCTGTTTCCACCGATGATAAAAAAGTATATGTGGGAACCTTCGCTGGAAATGTGTATGCTCTCGACAAAAAGTCCGGCATTTTCATTTGGAATGCTAAGGTAGATGGCCCTGTGATGTCGGGAACTTTTGTCTTTGGCGATACCGTTTACGTCGGATGCAACGAAGGCAGTTTCTACGCTCTTAATTCCCAAAATGGAGGATATAAATGGCAGTTTCAAGCTTATAGGGGCTTTCAAAGTATTCCGGCAATAGCTGAAGGATTTGTGTTTGTGGGAAGCTTTGGAGGACGATTTCATGCGCTAGACCCAAAAAGCGGCAGCGAGCGTTGGGGAGGCAATACAGAGGGAGCAATGAAGGGAGCCCCTCTATATGTTGACGGAAAGGTCTATTATATAACCGATAACGGTTATGTTCGTGCCGTAAAATTAAAGGGTGTCGTGCCTCTATGGCATAAGTACATTGGGGCACCCCTCGGCTCTTCTCCGGCATACGTTAGGGGAACATTATACATAGGAGGTCAGGATGGAAAATTATATGCCGTGAGCGCAGATAAGGGTGACGTTGTATGGAGCTACGAAGTTGGTAGCCCGATAAACTCTTCGCCCGTATATGCTGGCGGCGTGCTTTTCTTCGGGAGCAACGATGGCTATTTTTACGCTATAGATTCCAATAGCGGAGATTTGCTGTGGAAGTATGAAGCGGACAGTGACATCGTGGCCGATCCGTCTTTGGGAGAGGGAGCAGTCGTTTTTGCTACGATGAGAGGTACCCTATACGTCATAAAGTGA